One window of Agromyces rhizosphaerae genomic DNA carries:
- a CDS encoding pyridoxal phosphate-dependent decarboxylase family protein, which translates to MADGIEHPIEYDAPLDAASRAARRWLTGLQDRPFAAPADVEAVKDALGRDLPADGRAASDVIEHLAETVEPALLLSQSGRFFGWVFGGTLPAALAADWLVGAWDQDALSRSWMPGTTAAEELAGEWVADLLGFPASTEVGFVTGATMANFSGLLVGRDTVLADAGWDVSVDGLAGAPPVRVVVGAACHASVLLALRYLGLGAPVVVGADDQGRIDVAALERELAASDAPTLVCLQAGDLHSGAFDDFAGAVAVAHEAGAWVHVDGAFGLWAAASPSARHLTAGLAGVDSASTDAHKTLNAPYDCGIVFCTRPGLMQRSLGTRASYLPPPGATPDPMDTAPEMSRRARGVPVYAALAALGRDGVAALVDRLIAGASRLAAGLEAIPGVQVLNDLEYTQVCVALEDDAATDAAYAHVMASGEAFVFPSVWRGRHVIRFSVSNWTTGEAEIDRTIEAVRRAASEAG; encoded by the coding sequence ATGGCGGACGGCATCGAGCACCCGATCGAGTACGACGCGCCGCTGGACGCGGCCTCCCGTGCGGCGCGACGATGGCTGACCGGCCTGCAGGACCGTCCGTTCGCCGCTCCGGCCGACGTCGAGGCGGTGAAGGACGCCCTCGGCCGCGACCTGCCCGCCGACGGCCGCGCCGCCTCCGACGTGATCGAGCACCTGGCAGAGACGGTCGAGCCTGCGCTGCTGCTCAGCCAGTCCGGCCGATTCTTCGGCTGGGTGTTCGGCGGCACGCTCCCGGCGGCGCTCGCGGCGGACTGGCTCGTGGGTGCGTGGGACCAGGACGCCCTGTCGCGCTCGTGGATGCCCGGCACGACGGCCGCCGAGGAGCTCGCGGGCGAGTGGGTGGCCGACCTGCTCGGATTCCCGGCCAGCACCGAGGTCGGCTTCGTGACCGGCGCGACGATGGCGAACTTCTCCGGCCTGCTGGTCGGTCGCGACACCGTGCTCGCCGATGCCGGCTGGGACGTGTCCGTCGACGGACTCGCCGGAGCGCCACCGGTCCGGGTCGTGGTCGGGGCCGCGTGCCACGCCTCGGTGCTCCTGGCGCTGCGCTATCTCGGCCTCGGGGCGCCGGTCGTGGTCGGGGCCGACGACCAGGGCCGCATCGACGTGGCGGCGCTCGAGCGCGAACTGGCCGCCTCGGACGCGCCGACGCTGGTGTGCCTCCAGGCGGGCGACCTCCACTCCGGGGCGTTCGACGACTTCGCGGGCGCCGTCGCCGTCGCCCACGAGGCGGGCGCCTGGGTGCACGTGGACGGCGCGTTCGGGCTGTGGGCGGCGGCGTCGCCGTCGGCCCGCCATCTGACCGCGGGGCTGGCGGGCGTCGACTCCGCGAGCACCGACGCGCACAAGACGCTGAACGCGCCGTACGACTGCGGGATCGTCTTCTGCACCCGGCCGGGCCTGATGCAGCGCTCGCTCGGCACCCGCGCGAGCTACCTTCCGCCCCCGGGTGCGACGCCAGATCCGATGGACACCGCGCCCGAGATGTCCCGGCGCGCCCGCGGGGTGCCGGTCTACGCCGCGCTGGCCGCGCTCGGCCGGGACGGCGTCGCGGCGCTCGTGGACCGGCTCATCGCGGGTGCGTCGCGGCTTGCGGCCGGCCTGGAGGCCATCCCCGGCGTCCAGGTGCTGAACGACCTCGAGTACACGCAGGTGTGCGTCGCGCTCGAGGACGACGCCGCGACGGATGCCGCCTATGCGCACGTCATGGCGAGCGGGGAGGCGTTCGTGTTCCCGTCGGTGTGGCGCGGGCGGCACGTCATCCGGTTCTCGGTGAGCAACTGGACGACGGGGGAGGCCGAGATCGACCGGACGATCGAGGCGGTGCGACGGGCGGCGTCCGAGGCGGGGTGA
- a CDS encoding ATP-dependent helicase, translating into MGSVLDRFSEATRAWFTESFRAPTDAQAGAWDAISQGEHSLIVAPTGSGKTLAAFLWAIDRLVRGHGEAPEGEGEADAPESAPRGTRVLYISPLKALGVDVERNLRAPLVGIARTSERLGVAAPDITVGVRSGDTTPAERRLLVRTPPEILITTPESLFLLLTSNARESLRDVDTVIVDEIHAMAGTKRGAHLAVSLERLDALLARPAQRIGLSATVRPHDEVARFLAGTAPVRVVAPPSGKRFDLRVVVPLEDMGDLAAEQGTIWPHVEEAIVDDVMAHRSSIVFANSRRLAERLTARLNEIHAERAALVTAGAADPAASDGFVPPPTRPPAEMIAASGATSGAEPLLARAHHGSVSKEERAGIEDDLKSGRLRCVVATSSLELGIDMGAVDLVVQVESPPSVASGLQRVGRAGHQVGEVSRGVLYPKHRADLVHTAVATERMVAGAIEELAIPANPLDILAQQTIAACALDPLDVDDWYDTVRRSAPFAGLPRSAYEATLDLLAGRYPSDRFAELRPRIVWDRDAGTLNGRPGAQRLAVTSGGTIPDRGMFGVFMAGEEGTNRRVGELDEEMVYESRVGDVFALGATSWRIQDITHDRVVVTPAFGQPGRLPFWKGDGLGRPAELGRAIGAFVREVSDASPADASARAAAAGLDARATTNLVAFLDEQRRATRHLPTDRTIVVERFRDELGDWRVVMHAPFGTPVHAPWALAVGARIRERYGVDANAVASDDGIVIRMPDTGGDPPAADLFVFETDELVELVTEEVGGSALFASRFRECAARALLLPRLNPGRRSPLWQQRQRASQLLEVARDYGDFPIILETVRECLQDVYDLPSLRTVSEDIAARRIRVAETETETASPFAASLLFGYVGAFMYEGDSPLAERRAAALSLDTGMLAELLGTVELRELLDPEVIAQAEAELQRLDPERRARGAEGVADLLRELGPLSADEVAARVDDETDAPEALAALAAARRVAEVAFAGAERWAVVEDASRLRDALGVPIPPGVPDAFAEAVADPVGDLVSRYARTHGPFTAQSVAERLGIGSAVATAALRRLAADRRVVEGEFRPHGTGTEWCDAEVLRRLRRRSLAALRKEVEPVDQRAYARFLPDWQHVGGRLRGVDGVLQVVEQLEGARLPASAWESLVLPGRVADYSPAMLDELTAAGEVLWAGAGAMPGNDGWITLHLADTAPLSLPLPVDTEPSALEQEVLATLGTGGAYFFRQLADAVGSTDDQALAEAIWNLAWAGLVTNDTFSPVRAMLAGGRTSHAPTRPTPRSRAYAGRGRVSGRPASPLRTGPPNVAGRWSILPVADDSATRRAHALGETLLDRHGVVTRGAVVAEGIVGGFALAYRTLAGFEESGRVRRGYFIDGLGAAQFGSAGAVDRLRTAPEAPTLVLAATDPANPYGAALPWPELPVDGHRPGRKAGAMVILVDGALVAYVERGGKTIIAFTDDAEVLRGAATALAAVVQRSAVDRLRVETVNGVYVLGTPAGDALQEAGFRTTPRGLRISARG; encoded by the coding sequence GTGGGCTCCGTGCTCGATCGGTTCTCGGAAGCCACGCGCGCGTGGTTCACCGAGTCCTTCCGCGCGCCCACCGACGCCCAGGCCGGCGCGTGGGACGCGATCTCGCAGGGCGAGCACTCGCTCATCGTCGCGCCGACCGGCTCGGGAAAGACCCTCGCGGCCTTCCTCTGGGCGATCGACCGGCTGGTCCGCGGCCACGGCGAGGCCCCGGAGGGCGAGGGCGAGGCGGATGCCCCTGAGTCGGCGCCCCGCGGCACCCGCGTGCTCTACATCTCCCCGCTCAAGGCGCTCGGCGTCGACGTCGAGCGCAACCTGCGCGCCCCGCTCGTGGGCATCGCCCGCACCTCGGAGCGCCTCGGCGTCGCCGCGCCCGACATCACGGTCGGCGTGCGCTCGGGCGACACGACCCCCGCCGAGCGGCGCCTGCTCGTGCGCACCCCGCCCGAGATCCTCATCACGACGCCCGAGTCGCTGTTCCTGCTGCTCACCTCGAACGCCCGCGAGTCGCTGCGCGACGTCGACACCGTGATCGTCGACGAGATCCACGCGATGGCGGGCACCAAGCGCGGCGCGCACCTCGCGGTGAGCCTCGAGCGGCTCGACGCGCTGCTCGCGCGCCCGGCGCAGCGCATCGGCCTGTCGGCGACGGTGCGCCCGCACGACGAGGTCGCGCGCTTCCTCGCGGGCACCGCGCCCGTGCGCGTCGTCGCGCCGCCGTCGGGCAAGCGGTTCGACCTGCGGGTCGTCGTGCCGCTCGAGGACATGGGCGACCTCGCCGCCGAGCAGGGCACGATCTGGCCGCACGTCGAGGAGGCGATCGTCGACGACGTGATGGCGCACCGCTCCTCGATCGTGTTCGCGAACTCGCGCCGGCTCGCCGAGCGGCTCACCGCGAGGCTCAACGAGATCCACGCCGAGCGCGCGGCGCTGGTGACGGCGGGAGCGGCCGACCCAGCGGCATCCGACGGCTTCGTGCCCCCGCCGACCCGCCCGCCCGCCGAGATGATCGCCGCCTCGGGCGCGACTTCGGGCGCCGAGCCGCTGCTCGCGCGCGCCCACCACGGCTCGGTGAGCAAGGAGGAGCGCGCCGGCATCGAGGACGACCTGAAGTCCGGCCGCCTCCGCTGCGTGGTCGCCACGTCGAGCCTCGAGCTCGGCATCGACATGGGCGCGGTCGACCTGGTGGTGCAGGTCGAGTCGCCGCCGTCGGTCGCGAGCGGCCTGCAGCGCGTGGGTCGCGCCGGCCACCAGGTCGGCGAGGTCTCGCGCGGCGTGCTGTACCCGAAGCACCGCGCCGACCTCGTGCACACCGCGGTCGCGACCGAGCGCATGGTCGCCGGCGCGATCGAGGAACTCGCGATCCCGGCGAACCCGCTCGACATCCTCGCCCAGCAGACCATCGCCGCGTGCGCACTCGACCCGCTCGACGTCGACGACTGGTACGACACCGTGCGCCGTTCCGCGCCGTTCGCCGGGCTGCCGCGCTCGGCGTACGAGGCCACGCTCGACCTGCTCGCGGGCCGCTACCCGTCCGACCGGTTCGCCGAGCTGCGACCGCGCATCGTCTGGGACCGCGACGCCGGCACCCTGAACGGCCGCCCCGGCGCGCAGCGCCTCGCCGTCACGAGCGGCGGCACCATTCCCGACCGCGGCATGTTCGGCGTGTTCATGGCGGGGGAGGAAGGCACCAACCGCCGCGTCGGCGAGCTCGACGAGGAGATGGTCTACGAGTCGCGCGTCGGCGACGTGTTCGCGCTCGGCGCGACGAGCTGGCGCATCCAGGACATCACGCACGACCGCGTGGTCGTCACCCCCGCGTTCGGGCAGCCCGGCCGGCTGCCGTTCTGGAAGGGCGACGGCCTGGGGCGCCCCGCCGAGCTCGGTCGGGCGATCGGCGCGTTCGTGCGCGAGGTGTCCGATGCGAGCCCGGCGGATGCCTCGGCGCGCGCCGCCGCCGCAGGGCTCGACGCGCGCGCCACGACGAACCTCGTCGCGTTCCTCGACGAGCAGCGCCGCGCCACCCGGCACCTGCCGACCGACCGCACGATCGTCGTCGAGCGCTTCCGCGACGAGCTGGGCGACTGGCGGGTCGTCATGCACGCCCCGTTCGGGACGCCCGTGCACGCGCCGTGGGCGCTCGCCGTGGGCGCCCGCATCCGCGAGCGGTACGGCGTCGACGCCAATGCGGTCGCGAGCGACGACGGCATCGTCATCCGCATGCCCGACACGGGCGGCGACCCGCCCGCGGCCGACCTGTTCGTGTTCGAGACCGACGAGCTGGTCGAGCTCGTGACCGAGGAGGTCGGCGGCTCGGCGCTGTTCGCCTCCCGGTTCCGCGAGTGCGCGGCCCGCGCGCTGCTCCTGCCCCGCCTGAACCCCGGCCGGCGCTCGCCGCTCTGGCAGCAGCGTCAGCGCGCCTCGCAACTGCTCGAGGTGGCGCGCGACTACGGCGACTTCCCGATCATCCTCGAGACCGTGCGTGAGTGCCTGCAGGACGTCTACGACCTCCCGTCGTTGCGCACCGTGAGCGAGGACATCGCCGCCCGCCGCATCCGCGTGGCCGAGACCGAGACCGAGACCGCCAGCCCGTTCGCCGCGAGCCTGCTCTTCGGCTACGTCGGCGCGTTCATGTACGAGGGCGACTCGCCGCTCGCCGAGCGGCGCGCGGCCGCGCTCTCGCTCGACACCGGCATGCTCGCCGAGCTCCTCGGCACCGTCGAGCTGCGCGAGCTGCTCGATCCCGAGGTCATCGCGCAGGCCGAGGCCGAGCTGCAGCGCCTCGACCCCGAGCGGCGGGCTCGCGGCGCCGAGGGCGTCGCCGACCTGCTCCGCGAGCTCGGGCCGCTGTCGGCCGACGAGGTGGCCGCCAGGGTCGACGACGAGACGGATGCCCCCGAGGCGCTCGCCGCGCTCGCCGCCGCGCGGCGCGTGGCAGAGGTCGCCTTCGCTGGTGCCGAGCGCTGGGCCGTCGTCGAGGACGCGAGCCGCCTGCGCGACGCGCTCGGGGTGCCCATCCCGCCCGGCGTGCCCGACGCGTTCGCCGAGGCCGTGGCCGACCCGGTCGGCGACCTGGTCAGCCGCTACGCTCGCACCCACGGCCCGTTCACCGCACAGTCGGTGGCCGAGCGCCTCGGCATCGGCTCGGCCGTCGCGACCGCCGCGCTCCGGCGCCTCGCGGCCGACCGGCGCGTGGTCGAGGGGGAGTTCCGCCCGCACGGCACCGGCACCGAGTGGTGCGACGCCGAGGTGCTGCGCCGGCTGCGGCGCCGGTCGCTCGCCGCGCTGCGCAAGGAGGTCGAGCCCGTCGACCAGCGCGCCTACGCCCGGTTCCTGCCCGACTGGCAGCACGTCGGCGGCCGGCTGCGCGGCGTCGACGGCGTGCTGCAGGTCGTCGAGCAGCTCGAGGGCGCGCGCCTGCCCGCCTCGGCGTGGGAGTCGCTCGTGCTGCCCGGCCGGGTGGCCGACTACAGCCCGGCCATGCTCGACGAGCTGACCGCGGCCGGCGAGGTGCTCTGGGCCGGGGCGGGCGCCATGCCCGGCAACGACGGCTGGATCACCCTGCACCTGGCCGACACCGCGCCGCTCTCGCTGCCCCTGCCGGTCGACACCGAGCCGTCGGCGCTCGAGCAGGAGGTGCTCGCCACGCTCGGCACGGGAGGTGCGTACTTCTTCCGCCAGCTCGCCGACGCGGTCGGCAGCACCGACGACCAGGCGCTCGCCGAGGCGATCTGGAACCTCGCCTGGGCAGGGCTCGTGACCAACGACACCTTCTCGCCCGTGCGGGCGATGCTTGCGGGCGGGCGCACGAGCCACGCGCCGACCCGCCCTACCCCTCGATCGCGTGCGTACGCAGGCCGTGGCCGGGTGAGCGGCCGGCCGGCCAGCCCGCTGCGCACGGGCCCGCCGAACGTCGCCGGGCGCTGGTCGATCCTCCCGGTCGCCGACGACTCGGCGACGCGACGCGCGCATGCGCTCGGCGAGACGCTCCTCGACCGGCACGGCGTGGTGACGCGCGGCGCGGTGGTCGCCGAGGGCATCGTCGGAGGCTTCGCGCTGGCCTATCGCACCCTCGCCGGGTTCGAGGAGTCGGGCCGCGTGCGCCGCGGGTACTTCATCGACGGGCTCGGCGCCGCCCAGTTCGGCAGCGCGGGCGCCGTCGACCGCCTCCGCACCGCGCCCGAGGCGCCGACCCTCGTTCTCGCGGCGACCGACCCCGCCAACCCCTACGGTGCGGCCCTGCCGTGGCCGGAGCTGCCCGTCGACGGGCACCGGCCCGGGCGGAAGGCCGGCGCCATGGTGATCCTCGTCGACGGCGCGCTCGTCGCCTACGTCGAGCGCGGCGGCAAGACGATCATCGCCTTCACCGACGACGCCGAGGTGCTGCGCGGGGCCGCGACGGCGCTGGCCGCGGTCGTGCAGCGCAGTGCCGTGGATCGACTCCGCGTCGAGACCGTGAACGGTGTGTACGTGCTCGGCACGCCCGCGGGCGACGCACTGCAGGAGGCGGGCTTCCGCACGACGCCGA
- a CDS encoding histidinol-phosphate transaminase, translating into MTTLDDLPIRDDLRGKIPYGAPQLHVPVALNVNENTHPIPEDVAHDIIARIAQALLSLNRYPDREFTALREALAGYLGHGLSPDRIWAANGSNEVLQQVLQAFGGFGRTALGFTPTYSMYPLLSSGVGVEWIGADRDADFELSPETAVRAVEEHDPDIVILCSPNNPTGTPVPLETVRAVADAARGIVVVDEAYAEFAPPGSPSALSLLEGRPRLIVSRTMSKAFAFAGARVGYLAADPAVIDAIRLVRLPYHLSALTQAAAIGAVEHAPQMLAMVDDIRGQRDRISAELAGLGYRPYRSWSNFVLFAGVDDPQATWAALRDRGVLVRDVGIPGTLRVSAGTETETTAFLEAIAAVGR; encoded by the coding sequence GTGACGACCCTCGACGACCTGCCGATCCGAGACGACCTGCGCGGCAAGATCCCCTACGGCGCACCGCAGTTGCACGTGCCCGTCGCGCTGAACGTCAACGAGAACACGCACCCCATTCCGGAGGACGTCGCGCACGACATCATCGCCCGCATCGCGCAGGCACTGCTGAGCCTCAACCGGTATCCCGACCGCGAGTTCACCGCGCTCCGCGAGGCGCTCGCGGGCTACCTCGGCCACGGGCTGTCGCCAGACCGCATCTGGGCGGCGAACGGCTCGAACGAGGTGCTCCAGCAGGTGCTGCAGGCGTTCGGCGGGTTCGGGCGCACCGCGCTCGGCTTCACGCCCACGTACTCGATGTACCCGCTGCTCTCGTCGGGCGTGGGCGTCGAGTGGATCGGTGCCGACCGCGACGCCGACTTCGAGCTCTCGCCCGAGACCGCCGTGCGCGCGGTCGAGGAACACGACCCCGACATCGTGATCCTCTGCTCGCCGAACAATCCGACCGGCACCCCGGTCCCACTCGAGACCGTGCGGGCCGTCGCCGACGCAGCGCGCGGCATCGTGGTGGTCGACGAGGCCTACGCCGAGTTCGCGCCCCCCGGCTCGCCCAGCGCGCTGTCGCTGCTCGAGGGCCGGCCGCGCCTGATCGTGTCCCGCACCATGAGCAAGGCGTTCGCCTTCGCCGGCGCCCGCGTGGGCTACCTCGCCGCCGACCCCGCCGTGATCGACGCGATCCGCCTCGTGCGCCTGCCGTACCACCTCTCCGCGCTCACCCAGGCGGCGGCGATCGGCGCGGTCGAGCACGCGCCCCAGATGCTCGCGATGGTCGACGACATCCGTGGCCAGCGCGACCGCATCTCCGCCGAGCTCGCCGGGCTCGGCTACCGCCCGTACCGCTCGTGGAGCAACTTCGTGCTCTTCGCGGGCGTCGACGATCCGCAGGCGACCTGGGCGGCGCTGCGCGATCGCGGCGTGCTCGTGCGCGATGTCGGCATCCCCGGCACGCTGCGGGTGAGCGCCGGCACGGAGACCGAGACCACGGCGTTCCTCGAGGCGATCGCCGCCGTCGGGCGCTGA
- the hisB gene encoding imidazoleglycerol-phosphate dehydratase HisB, whose amino-acid sequence MSTPARTARVQRETSESSIDLSLDLDGTGESDIETSVPFYDHLLTAFAKHSLTDLRVRASGDIEIDVHHTVEDVGIVLGTAIKQALGDKRGISRYGDALVPLDEALAQAVVDISGRPYLVHTGEPAGFELHLIGGHFTGSMVRHVFEAITFHSAMTVHVDVRAGRDPHHIAEAEFKAFARAFRQAKALDPLVSGIPSTKGAL is encoded by the coding sequence ATGAGCACCCCCGCACGGACCGCCCGCGTGCAGCGCGAGACGAGCGAGTCGAGCATCGACCTCTCGCTCGACCTCGACGGCACCGGGGAGAGCGACATCGAGACCTCGGTGCCGTTCTACGACCACCTGCTCACGGCGTTCGCGAAGCACTCGCTGACCGACCTGCGCGTGCGCGCGAGCGGCGACATCGAGATCGACGTGCACCACACCGTGGAGGACGTCGGCATCGTGCTCGGCACGGCCATCAAGCAGGCGCTCGGCGACAAGCGCGGCATCTCGCGCTACGGCGACGCGCTCGTGCCGCTCGACGAGGCGCTCGCGCAGGCCGTCGTCGACATCTCCGGGCGTCCGTACCTCGTGCACACCGGCGAGCCCGCCGGCTTCGAACTGCACCTCATCGGGGGCCACTTCACGGGGTCGATGGTGCGCCACGTCTTCGAGGCGATCACCTTCCACTCCGCGATGACCGTGCACGTCGACGTGCGCGCGGGCCGCGACCCGCACCACATCGCCGAGGCCGAGTTCAAGGCGTTCGCGCGCGCGTTCCGCCAGGCCAAGGCGCTCGACCCGCTCGTGTCCGGCATCCCGTCGACGAAGGGCGCGCTGTGA
- the priA gene encoding bifunctional 1-(5-phosphoribosyl)-5-((5-phosphoribosylamino)methylideneamino)imidazole-4-carboxamide isomerase/phosphoribosylanthranilate isomerase PriA codes for MSEFNRTPRLVLLPAVDVAGGKAVRLTQGEAGSETNYGDPIDAAEDWAKQGAEWIHLVDLDAAFGRGSNTGILKKVIRQVRGVNIELSGGIRDDASLEKALEIGAKRINLGTAALENPEWAASVIAQYGEAVAVGLDVRGTTLAARGWTKEGGDLWQVMDRLEEAGCARYVVTDVTKDGTLQGPNVDLLRQVMERTRRPVIASGGISSLDDLAALRELVPLGLEGAIVGKALYSRAFTLAEALDVAGH; via the coding sequence ATGAGCGAGTTCAACAGGACCCCGCGTCTTGTGCTGCTTCCGGCGGTGGACGTCGCCGGCGGCAAGGCGGTACGCCTGACGCAGGGCGAGGCGGGTTCCGAGACCAACTACGGCGACCCGATCGACGCGGCCGAGGACTGGGCCAAGCAGGGGGCCGAGTGGATCCACCTGGTCGACCTGGACGCGGCCTTCGGACGCGGCAGCAACACCGGGATCCTGAAGAAGGTCATCCGCCAGGTGCGCGGCGTGAACATCGAGCTGTCGGGCGGCATCCGCGACGACGCGTCGCTCGAGAAGGCGCTCGAGATCGGCGCGAAGCGCATCAACCTCGGCACCGCGGCGCTCGAGAACCCCGAGTGGGCGGCGTCGGTCATCGCGCAGTACGGCGAGGCCGTCGCGGTCGGGCTGGACGTGCGCGGCACGACGCTCGCGGCACGCGGCTGGACCAAGGAGGGCGGCGATCTCTGGCAGGTCATGGACCGCCTCGAGGAGGCCGGCTGCGCACGCTACGTCGTCACCGACGTCACCAAGGACGGCACGCTGCAGGGCCCGAACGTCGACCTGCTGCGCCAGGTCATGGAGCGCACCCGCCGCCCCGTCATCGCGTCGGGCGGCATCTCGAGCCTGGACGACCTCGCCGCACTGCGCGAACTCGTGCCGCTCGGGCTCGAGGGCGCGATCGTGGGCAAGGCGCTCTACTCGCGCGCGTTCACGCTCGCCGAGGCGCTGGATGTCGCCGGCCACTGA
- a CDS encoding SseB family protein, which translates to MSPATEPGGGEAADAAEPVHPGHLADSAGQPWAGRSFTPNAHAADDGTMPERLAEAIRRFRAGEVGQAEVVDAFRDARLLIPLVAQLGDGGTEVGAHGLAIEKSQELAIVTVAGPDGRNVLPVFGSVAAMLAWNPQARPVPADGVRVALAAASEDTELVVLDPGSAGEFVLRRPALWSVAQSQPWRPAFEDDAVTDAFARSIASELAAVATTLEPGDPGARLAGPEVVVRLELLAGLERAELDAVLQRLAQRWAADDDIATRVDSLTVRLVTAD; encoded by the coding sequence ATGTCGCCGGCCACTGAGCCCGGCGGGGGCGAGGCGGCGGATGCCGCTGAGCCGGTGCATCCCGGACACCTCGCCGATTCGGCGGGACAGCCGTGGGCCGGCCGCTCGTTCACCCCGAACGCGCACGCGGCCGACGACGGCACGATGCCCGAACGCCTCGCCGAGGCGATCCGCCGCTTCCGTGCGGGCGAGGTCGGCCAGGCCGAGGTCGTCGACGCCTTCCGCGACGCGCGCCTGCTGATCCCGCTCGTGGCGCAGCTGGGCGACGGCGGCACGGAGGTCGGCGCGCACGGCCTGGCGATCGAGAAGAGCCAGGAGCTCGCGATCGTGACGGTCGCCGGGCCCGACGGCCGCAACGTGCTGCCCGTGTTCGGCTCGGTCGCCGCGATGTTGGCGTGGAACCCGCAGGCGCGCCCGGTGCCCGCCGACGGCGTGCGGGTCGCGCTCGCCGCCGCGAGCGAGGACACCGAGCTCGTCGTGCTCGACCCCGGCAGCGCGGGCGAGTTCGTGCTGCGTCGGCCCGCGCTGTGGTCGGTCGCGCAGTCGCAGCCGTGGCGTCCCGCGTTCGAGGACGACGCCGTGACCGACGCCTTCGCGCGCTCGATCGCGAGCGAGTTGGCGGCCGTCGCCACGACGCTCGAACCGGGCGACCCGGGGGCGCGCCTGGCGGGCCCCGAGGTGGTCGTGCGCCTCGAACTCCTCGCCGGGCTCGAGCGCGCCGAGCTCGACGCCGTGCTGCAGCGGCTCGCGCAGCGGTGGGCCGCGGACGACGACATCGCGACGCGCGTCGACAGCCTGACCGTGCGGCTCGTCACCGCCGACTGA
- a CDS encoding LysM peptidoglycan-binding domain-containing protein, with amino-acid sequence MTMAIHSGTVFGSPRTTTSGQSTDAPAGGSRVRTRLRLTRRGRLVFGTLGVLVVLAFALLLPLAASPAVAGDEAAEPLEVITVEHGQSLWAIAESIAPQADPREVIADILSLNGLESAELVPGQQLALPAGR; translated from the coding sequence ATGACGATGGCAATCCACAGCGGCACGGTCTTCGGTTCGCCGCGCACAACGACGTCAGGGCAGTCGACGGATGCCCCCGCGGGCGGGAGCCGGGTGCGCACGCGCCTGCGCCTCACGCGACGGGGCCGACTCGTGTTCGGCACGCTCGGCGTGCTCGTGGTGCTGGCGTTCGCCCTGCTGCTCCCGCTCGCCGCATCCCCGGCGGTGGCGGGCGACGAGGCCGCCGAGCCGCTCGAGGTCATCACGGTCGAGCACGGGCAGTCCCTCTGGGCGATCGCGGAGTCGATCGCCCCGCAGGCCGACCCCCGCGAGGTCATCGCCGACATCCTGAGCCTGAACGGGCTGGAGTCGGCCGAGCTCGTGCCGGGGCAGCAGCTCGCGCTGCCGGCCGGCCGCTGA
- the hisH gene encoding imidazole glycerol phosphate synthase subunit HisH: MTRPSVVVLDYGTGNVHSAVKALERAGADVELTADRSAAMEADGLLVPGVGAFSAVMAALKGVRGDEIVDRRLAGGRPVMGICVGMQVLFEHGIERGVDTEGLGEWPGTVTELPASVLPHMGWNTIDAPDDSVLFEGLHDERFYFVHSYAAMEWTLDVQPPFPQPRVTWSEHGAPFLAAVENGPLTATQFHPEKSADAGIRLLSNWLGTLR, encoded by the coding sequence GTGACCCGACCGAGCGTGGTCGTGCTCGACTACGGCACCGGCAACGTGCACTCGGCGGTCAAGGCGCTCGAGCGCGCCGGCGCCGACGTCGAACTCACGGCGGACCGCTCCGCCGCGATGGAGGCCGACGGCCTGCTCGTGCCCGGCGTCGGCGCGTTCAGCGCGGTCATGGCGGCGCTGAAGGGCGTGCGCGGCGACGAGATCGTCGACCGCCGGCTCGCGGGCGGCCGCCCCGTCATGGGCATCTGCGTGGGCATGCAGGTGCTGTTCGAGCACGGCATCGAGCGCGGGGTCGACACCGAGGGGCTCGGCGAGTGGCCGGGTACGGTCACCGAGCTCCCGGCATCCGTGCTGCCGCACATGGGCTGGAACACGATCGACGCGCCCGACGACTCGGTGCTCTTCGAGGGGCTCCACGACGAGCGGTTCTACTTCGTGCACTCGTACGCGGCGATGGAGTGGACGCTCGACGTGCAGCCGCCGTTCCCGCAGCCCCGCGTGACCTGGTCGGAGCACGGCGCACCGTTCCTCGCGGCGGTCGAGAACGGACCGCTCACGGCGACGCAGTTCCACCCGGAGAAGTCGGCCGACGCGGGCATCCGCCTGCTGTCGAACTGGCTCGGCACGCTGCGCTGA